The genome window TACAATGACAGAAATAGAAGCAAAGTTCAATAGGAGGATTGAAATTTAAGATGAAAGGAAATCAATGCCAATACTCACTAATttcattgctatcatgagtgaaagagCAGGAGATTcacaagatcagttgaatggaatgcacagtctaCTGCgtgtagaatatggattgagagtaaaccgacgaAAGACTAAAGTAATAAGGAGTGGTAGAAATGAGATTTGCGACAATCTTCACATCAAAATTGCAGACTACAATGGAAACAACCTGAATTAAGTCTGCTATGTGGAAGGATATAACAAACGGCAGAtaaagcaaggaggacacaaaattgAATAGTACAGGTAaggagggcattcctgtccaaaagAAGTCTACCAGTACGATACAGTGGCATTACTTGGAGAAAAAATTTTAAAGAATGTATATCTGGATAACAGCAgtttatggaagtgaatcatggaagtTGAGGGAACCGAAAAAGAATCATTTGAGACCTGGTGGTGTAGAAGCATatagaaaattaggtgggctggtaagataacgaatgaggatgttctacccagaatcagcaaggaaaggaatgtgtggaggaCGCTGACATGATGGACGATGCGAGGTCTGCTATTACATCAGGAAATAAATTACGCAGATCTAAATACAGAGGGTAAAACctttaggggaagacagaaattgtaaAATACACAAAATCTAATTGAGAACTTTGTGTGCAAGTAGTACTCCTCAATAAAGATTTTGCCATGGGCTATAGAAGGTGTGCATCAAACCGGTTCTAAGGCTGATGACCACAAAAATATGTGTTTCGTTAACCGCTGTACAATACATGAAAAGGGGTAGTTCCAACTGTTATCGTGTCTGTGGTTTCCTATTACAAGCTAGGGAGAAATGAGAATATTCCCTTATAGGCATCGCCTGTTTTATTTTGCCGTTATGGATCCTACACAGCTTATATGATGGGGGCCAGACGTACTTCATTGTCTACGTTAGATAttagaacaaaaaattataaatcagTTACGTGGAGTAGTTAGAAACCATATTATGACATTGGCCTGCCTACTGCCAAGTACACCATGTTGTGCTTAAGACAATTTTATGGAGCAGGATCAGGACATCTCTATGAGTTAACCAACAGCAGTTTATGAGTATACCACTGAGATCCTCAAGCGTCCTGGGTATCTGCATATCCTCGGTATAGACTGCCAGGAAATCAAAGACATCCGTTCGTATTTTATACGACAGGCTTCACATGcgcattccatttcatatataGAAATTATGGTACAAAAACAAGACTAAGATGCCTGAGCCTAGACTTTGTAATATGATAGGGCATATTTTTTACCATTACGTTTCCCTTCAGGTATTTATAATTAAGCCGAGATGCCACCAATTGCACAATGTCAGTTGTTGTTTATATCGATCTGAAGTTAGTTGTTGTTTATATCGATCTGAAGTTGTTTATACTATTGGTCGGCACAGACAACTGAACACTCAACAGACGCTATGAGAGGGTTCTCCACATTGTCTAAAACATGGTTTATTAATTTTGCATTCAGACCTCAGTCTTTCAAGTGTTTTGATGTTTTCCATAGCTTCATCGCCTCTGACGCTTGTCGCTCGAATCTAccagactttattaacattctacatcattattcttcatatATACACGTTTACTCCTCAACATAGTCGCCCTAAAGACGAACACAGTTCTTGCAACGAGAAACCAGTATGCTAATactatcactgtagaatgtctgacattGTCGACGTTAGTACTACCTTGCCTGCACCACTTcatagctatcaaagtgaagtcctcaaaggtgttgcTTCGGCTATGGAAGCAGATGATAGCAGACTGGGACAAAGTCGGAATTGAATGTATGATGATGGATGACGATGAACCCGAGGCGTCTGCTTGTTGCAGACGCCGCTACGTTCGTTTCTGGTCTGGCTCTGTCCCGCTGAAGGGGAGGGTGCTCTGCGTGTGGACGAACACTTCGAATTCGTGATTTTAGTTTTCTGAGTTTTTTCTCAGGCACCGACGAGGTTACGTCAGACAACGCCATGTTACACTTCACAATTCGATGTCTTTTACCGGCAGTTTGAGTGATCGATCCGGAAAAGTCGACTAAGTGCGTGATATGTATTTCTTCAGCCGATGTAGACAATagaataaagaattgtgaagaatttcttttcagcaagccctcgtagcAGAAAATTATTCTGCATCTAGGGAACGGTTACCATTCTGAAATGTTCCGCACTACTCGCGATGAATTTcgtaaattcattttttttatcatttacatCGCCATATTCAATAAAGTCTTAGCATTTTGTCTACTTTGCATGGATTTCTTGTCTGCTTGATATACCGACTATATCACAACCGCCAATAGTCTGCGCTATATTTTTTTTCGGTTTTTATCTCCAATAACATTACTGCCCACGTGGTTCAGAACTACCTGAGCATGCGTTTAAGCAGTCTATATCTCCTGATATTCATGGGCTATCAGATGTGTATTTCTATATTCTAAGCCTGTAATTAAGGTCTACTTCATTTTTGTCAGTTTTCAGTTAAGTGTCACTGAAATTACTTACAATTTGTTCATATACAGTTACAGTTGTCATAAAATGCCTTCCAAGAGACAGCCAACTGAAGATTGTGATGCAGCTGTGATTGCTTCCGTATTTGTCCAATGGCATTTATTTATATAACAGCTGAAGAGTTCACATAAATCCCTTATAAATACAACAgcattaagttttcgttaatttcATAAACAGTCATTTAAGTATAGTACTTACATATATGTGAAATCTAAAGAGAGAAATGTAAACTGGACCGCGGTCCCTTCCAAGGATGGGGGATGTGGACAACAGCAGGGGAGGGTCCTGGTGAAGATACAACGACTCTTTGTTAGATTTTTACTAATTCATAGAGCGCAGACATTCTTATATATATACCCTCCATTTTCTGGCTCGATACAGCGTCCCCTACAAATATTACGGCATCGCAACTGCAGGTGTATACGTCTTTAGTTTGCGAGGCGACTTCAGATGGCAGGATGTGGCCGCGTTGCTACCACGGGTGGCAACCAGGGGTTCTGTAACGCTGCAGATGGCGTCGCTCCAGTGGCACGGCGATGGCGTTGCCCAGAGTGCAGGTCTGGCCATCGGTGAGGAGCAGGAGCAGTCGGATGGCCGGCCAGAGAAGACATCATTTTTTCTGGCTTTTAACTATTTCATGTGTTATCCAGGAAAGGCAAGGACAAGCCACTGTGTCAGTCATAAGTCTCCGCAGTGTCCATCGGTGTCATCGTTCCAGTTAAAGTGTTAAGGCAGGAACAGGGTATTTGGATGGTCCATGGTTAGCATGAATGGATGTTGTGTATTTTGTATAATTAATACGCAGTTATACTTTGCCACTATTTATGTAAAGCTACAGATTAGGAAATGTGTTCTACAATTGATATATAACAGTTGAGGACATGAAAGAACAGTTTTATTGTGTCAGAATAAAACTATTAAAAGTCCAACAGAAAGATACAACAGGCTAAACCATGTTTAAAAAATAATTCTTCCACTCAGTTTGTAGCCTGGTTGTAAAGCTGATTTATTGCATATCTTGAAGCAATCAGAAAGTATCACAAAACAAGATATGTTGATTCCACCAGTTTTTCTTGCTAGTGAAAGAGGTAAGTTCTGCACTCTTGGAATTTACTTCTTTCTGTGAAAATTGTTGatgtcttcagtcaacagctcagcCATCTCGTCTTCACTCAATCCTAGATGAGTCAGCTCCTCCAGGATGAGCCGACACACTTGCAATACTCCTAGTTCTTGGGACAGTCGGACAGGACTGGTTTACACAGACTCTTTGGTTTCACCACGTAAACTACAATAAATagaagaaatatattttaatagaGTTAGAAACTATGAATAGAAATATATACCATTATACATTTACTACTGATAACACAATGATACGTCATCAACTATTTACATGGCATGAATTTCATTTTTCGCTCTCTTATGGTGCCATAACAGTGAGATTGTGGAAGACCTCTAGGTACCAAACAGGCAACACAGTACTGTCAAAATAAACCCCACAGCACGAATATCTATTGCCTATTAAAATATCTCTTCGCTAAATGTTAAGACCAAAGCCCATGGAGAACTTCATGTAGCTTTATGTAATATAATTCGAATAGTAGAACTCAGATTCTACATCGTAGAAAGATAAAAAATGCATCACATTTAAGAGTCTAACAAATAACTGGAAAAAAGGATTAAATATGTGCTGGAAATTGCTCTGAATAGTTTTGGTGAAGAATGTTAATGAGTTGCATTTTCGTAAAGTGCCGTATCTTTCGTTGTTCACGGAGAGGTAACATTTTACGGTAAAAGTGTAACGTAAGGATAAACATTTTCCCTTGATGGTTTGATTTAACTCATATTCTCACATTCACTTTGGAACCCTTCAAAAATTTTATAGTCAACAGTTTGTGGTTATCTTGTCAACAATGAATACAAAATCGTGCTATGGAAAGTAACTTACCCTTCGGTAGTAGGTTGTAGCAAGAATACAGCTTCAGTGAATTGGCATACAAGTAGAACTTGTTGTCTGCCTGGACACAAATGGTATCCTCGTCTTCTTCCGCGTACGACGCCGCCACCAATGTTCTCACAGCTGGGATGGTGGCGGACGGCTGTTCCTCACCCTGGATGGCGGCAGTGGTCGACTCTTCTGGTCGTCCGTATACCGCCGCAACTGCGACCAATGCTATAGAAAACAATGAACATTATTACAGATTGCAGCTTTGTCTACTGGCTGTTGGTGCAACTTTACCATCTAGCGCTCTGATACTATTGTCAGGTAATCTGATTGCCATGTGCTAGCTTGAATATACGGAGATAAGGTGCAACTCAAATGACTAGTGCCACAATTCTGCCACTTGCAAATCTATCTCCTCTGGATGGTAATGGTACTCTGTTGTCTGGCAGGCTCTAAGTTGTACATATCTCCTAAGTAACTGTTATTAGGAAAGCTGTAGCAGCAGATTACGGCATATttgtgacacttgtgtagaatgcTAAAAGATGTTTTGTACCACAACACGAGACTGTTTTGGTACCCAATTGCTGATATaactcaacatgttgctcttaacagaacaaaacggATACTGGGAAAGATAATGTCAAAGGTACGACGAGGAAGTGTCACATGCCCACTACTGATCACAATACACTCGGTATAAAAGAAGTACTGCATACTTAGAGAGGTAGTTTGGATCAAGCCATTAGAAATGTCCAGCACAAATGGGCTCAAAACGCtttccgtaagagctatgagcagtttggGTAAACTGTAAACCGTATTCATAGTTCTGGGTAGGTGCAGCACATACATTAATTCTAACTGAACCAGTATGTGTTGTGAACAGCTTGTGAAAACCATTTACATTGTGGTTTTTTCTCTACTTTTGCCATAATAATGGTAGCCTCTTATTACAAAGGCCAGTACCAAACACCATATTGAGCATGACCTTTAGCGACGACTCACAAATGCAGGTCATACGTAATACCCGAATTCTCATGTATTTTTCAGCTACTTCCTTTCATGAGTTTATAACCATTTCTCGTAACTACATCTACTTATGAATTTTGTCATTAATTAAATTTCATCGAAATATAATGTATGCTGCATgaataaacaagaaataattacatagaTCGTTGTAATAAATAAGCTGCCAGAGACTAAAAAATTATGGTCAACTAACGCAAAGAATATATTTCACGGAAAAATAACATCGTTGTCGCGAACGCACGCAGTCCTAGAACAGAGGGCAGAGATGAGTTGCGAAGCGTCTATGGTGCGGTGGAGACATGTGTGACGGTCCGCAAATGCCAAATGGAGATTGTTATCGAAATGGTGTTACAATATGTATGTAGGCAGGCAAAATATATAATTAGGTCAGGACGTGTATGGACACACAACATGATCGCAAGAAGATGTTGGAATTAATGAAGACTGCTGTACGCATAAATTTTATTCAAGCTGCTGACTAATCAAGAGGAGCCTACCGCCAATAACGAATTTCGTAATAAGCATTACATCAGAAGCAACGCATCACAAAGTAAGATATAGCCAGTATTTTTATAGCTCCATAACAGGCATGCCAGCGCAATAGTATCTTTTTGGGACATTCTTCAAAGCAAACTTTACAGACCCAGGTCGATCAAACTATCTGACAATAAGATCAAACTGGAagtgattcaaattcaattcataTTTTATTGACAAAAGTATGCTGGCTAACTGACAGTCAAAGAAAGTTTACGAGTTTATGTTGTGTTGTGTAAATGACTTTATTGCATATGTGTACGTAGCATTAGCATTAGCAAATAACAGTTGGCATAAATGACGGTTTCTATGGCATCATTTTCGGAGTAACCGGTAAAGAACTGTACTCTGTTTTGGCCACGATTTAACATATTTTAAACAGACAGCATTATCACGAATTACGTAATACAGCATAGCTTCTATGGACTGTTGCTAGTCGTTGCAGAATTATAATTAACATTATTGCATGTTAGATTTCAGTGTTCATGTTACACGTGTCTTCGCATCTAAGCTCACGCGAGTTCACTTCATTTTTTGCCCCATTACCTTTCTTGCCCGGTACTTTCGTGATTAGCTATTTATCAAATTTAACTTTTGCCCCTTTTTGTTGCTGACGACCTTTCTACTCAGCAATCTAAATTCGTGCAGACGACATTGGCATACCTAGTTACGGCTAACTAAAGCAAAACTATATTTATTCCCATTCTTTTAATTTATATCATTGTTGCACTCAGTAATCACTCGAGTGTTAACGATCAGGTAGTAACTCACTACGATCTATCACCAAACATTGATATTCGAATTAGGTGCCTTGTTTCCATTTACTATGGAACAGTAGGTACACctgtcacaaaaaatatttttctagttCAGGGACAATATGAATAGTACATGCTGCTACAAAACAACCAAATAACGCCATCTCATTTGATTACTCATTACTTTATTACATTCTGTGGATGATTCGAAATAGCAAACATCTTATGTAGATATGATGTGTTTCAAAGTAGTcaagatggacaagtgctcatgCCCATTAAGGTGTGCGTTTCATAGTCCATGTGCAaaggaattttttcttgtttccttccatACAAGCATCTCTCAAAATTGTGGCAGTGACCAATTCTTCTCCGAGTGTGTAAATAGATTTTCAAGCGAATTGCTGTCTCAGAAATCATGTAaaaagaaggtagaaaaaaatatgTGTATCGTGAAAGAAACTTTATATATTCTGCCAATACTTACCAGCAACAAAGAACAGAGCAGCCTTCATTGCACTCGATAAGAAATACTACTGCTGCCGGTCTTAGATTTTCGTTTATATATGTTTAAACACCCAATGGCATCATCGAATGTTATCGTACCGTTCCTTTCTGATTTTCCGTTCCGGGAACTGTGGTGCAGCAACAAGCAGCAGATTGACTTTCCTTGTTTTTGGCAAGCTGCATTATCGTTCGCTCTGCCTTATTTATTACCAACGCTATTTCAACAACCGGGATAAAAAAGACGGGTTATCATACTGCACCGTTCACTTCCTTCTCATTCGacgtagccgcgcggggtagccgctctgTCTGAGTCTCCTTGTCACGGTCCCTgcggatccccccgtcggaggtacgagttctccctcgggcatgggtgtatgtgttgtccatagcgtaagttagtttaagtaccgtgtacgcttagggacagatgacctcagtaatttggtcccataagacgttaccacaaatttcctagttTCATTCGATATCATTGGAAGAAGACGGGTATCTGTCACATCTCTCTCAATTCGGTGTCATTGTAGTCAAACCGAGAAAACAAAAAGACGTGTTTCCACGTAAGTTAAGTGCCACAGAGCATCAACACAGCTGAGTTGATATGTCACACACGTCTTGTGGGCAGTCCCCGTTAAATGTGGATTGAGAAGAGAAAGCTCTAGTAAAAAAGTTAATTCCTAAATCAGCTCATaacgctttttttaaaattaatacaaGACAGTTTACGCACAGGCTCTAAATGAAGATTCTTTTTCTATCAACGAAGCCTCTGATAATGCAGTAAGGCTCAAATCCTGAAGAAATGAAATGTATAGATGCCACTGATCGTTCATGCTATGTACTTTGCGATCCAAACAGCTTTCCATTTTGAAGATGAGAGCCCTGTGCCTAGAGGATAGTACACCTACGAAATAAGTGCGGTGCGGTTATAAATatatgcactgaagtgccaaagaaactgacgtAGGCATGCGTGTTAAAACACAGAGATATCTTAGGAGGGAGAATGCGGCGTTGCGGACAGCAACGCctgtataggacaacaagtgtctaaggcagttgttagatcggctactactgttgaaatggcaggttatcaagatttaaatgaattttaaagcGGTGTTATATAGTCGGCGCTTATGCGGTGGGCCactgcatctctgaggtagcgatgaagtgaggattttcccgtgcgaccatttcacgatcgtacagtgaatttcaggaatccgataaaacatcaaatcaccaacATCGCGACGGCTGGGGAACTGggacaacaatgactgaagagaatgtttcagcgtgacagaagtgcaacacctccgcaaattgctgcagatttcagtgtaggGCCATGAACAAGAGTCAGTGTGAGAGtgattcaacgaaacttcatcgacttgggctttcggagccaaagacccatTCGCGTACACTTATGACTAAACGGCTCAAAGCTTTGCGCTTCGCCTGGGACCGTCACCACCGACAGTGGAAGGCTTATGagaggaaatatgttg of Schistocerca serialis cubense isolate TAMUIC-IGC-003099 chromosome 2, iqSchSeri2.2, whole genome shotgun sequence contains these proteins:
- the LOC126457705 gene encoding uncharacterized protein LOC126457705 — encoded protein: MKAALFFVAALVAVAAVYGRPEESTTAAIQGEEQPSATIPAVRTLVAASYAEEDEDTICVQADNKFYLYANSLKLYSCYNLLPKVYVVKPKSLCKPVLSDCPKN